From Oncorhynchus masou masou isolate Uvic2021 unplaced genomic scaffold, UVic_Omas_1.1 unplaced_scaffold_7552, whole genome shotgun sequence:
GaggttaaagtggctagagatgagtcagtatgttggcagcagccactcagtgttagtgatggctgtttaacagtctgatggccttgagatggaagctgtttttcagtcagaACACGACTGTAGCAACGCAGTTTGCACTGCAacacagtgtcttagaccactgcgccgcTGTGAAGGCTCTATCCGCAAAGTTTTTAATGCTTATCAATTGCCTTGTACATATGACAAAACTAAACTACTACGCAGAATTCTTAAAGAATTTAATTGaaatgttaattgtattttttttatcacAGAAACGAtgagaaaatatggaaaaatatggaaaaataaataCTGAAATGTTCATTATATAAATCAGCCCTtgtaatcatctgccagagagtCGCCCCAATCCACCCGAGcgccaagtaatacatttgggccagataactcacaccgatAACTCACACTCAATCCTCACATCCTAGCCACAAGTAATAGTGCCGGAGGCGGCCCAGACTCAGGCCAGCTACGGACATTGGCCGAGTCTGACTCTCAGCCAAGTGCCCAGACTCTAAGCCGAATGCCCAGAGATCCACTGTGCTAGCTGGGGACGCCACCAGCAAGTATCCATTTCCAATAAAATATCACTGCGACAACTGCTGAGAGACTTTGGGTTATCTACCTGCAGATGCATAAATGGTAGCAACATCATGAGTTGTGATAATGAACATCTGTTTCATTATTTTGTTACGCCTTAACAAAAACTCCACATGCAGAACATTTTAGTGCATTCATAAATGCAGTCTGGTCAGCTCTATCACtatcagagcactctcgtctgagtgtgccagagcgcaaaataactgatgaatttaggAACGCTCAACAccagttgaatatggccggtgtcagtaaacgttggcaaaaaagcgtAACTCAAATTGTTGCtggcagcacagttgcagtcaccaatgctctggataacataacagcctaacaGCCTAACCATGCTTCTACAAAACgtaatgaccgccacagccctagtcatGTTTGTGTCAGCAGAGTCTGCTTTCACTGTACCTTTTCACAGAAAAGCTCACCACACTGGCaaacccacacacagagagagagagagagagagagagagagagacagaaagagagagagagagacacagagagagagagagacagagagagagagagacacagagagagagagacacagagagagagacatacagagagagagagagagagacatacagagagagagagagagacagagagagagagacagagagacagagagagagagagagagagggagagagagagatacctgaCGCCACTGTGCAACGTCACTGTGCACAGCAAATAAAACCCCCACGGTTGAAAGGAGAAGATGCTTAACATTATGGAAACTCAATACATACAGATGACAATCATATGTCTTCTGTGTTTTTGGACTATGGGTTTAGCAGCGGATCTACAATGCAATGATATGTATGAAAAAGATGGCAGATGTTGTGGACTTTGTCCACCAGGTTTGTTTTTAGCCTTTAACGACAATTCAGTAGACTACTGACCATGGGATTAAACAACTGAACATATGATATCAAATTATTATACCAATTGAAAtccttaaaaaaaaatcataattatTACGAAAATGATCTATGCAAATGTTAGTTGGACCCTGTGTGATGATTGCTTGATGTATAAGACATATAAAGAAATATTGAATGAGTGATTCTGTGAGTGGTAGTGATTATGATATACAATCCTGTTTTGGTTCATAGGCACATTTTTGAAGAAGCACTGCACCACTCATGCCAAAACCGAATGTGGTGACTGCCCAGCGGACTCCTACTCTGAGTTCAGTGACCGCTTAGAGAACTGTCAACCATGCCTCAAATGCCAACAGGGTAAGGGTTGAGATGAGAGGTGACATAAACCAAATCTAGCTCTGAAAAATATTAGCATCCTATACTTTGATTGTTGATGGACCCTCAAATGGTCAAAACAAGTAATGATACTATAGGAAAGAAAGAATGTCAGGAAAGTGGTAGCTTCTGGGGCTCACACTTTTCATGTCATTGTTTGGAAATCCAATTACTGAATTATTGGACTCTCACCTAggtgttttctttctctctttggtCTTCTGGGCAGTCTATGCAAGAGCATGCACCCCAACCGCAAACGCAAACTGTTTGTGTGGCTCTGGTTTCCTGTGCTCAGACCATGTCTGCTCAAATTGTGAAAAGGAAAAGAGATGCCGCAAGGGAGAGGAACTGAAGAGAACAGGTAAGACATTCATTCATTTTCCTTCCTCACTACTTGTCACTGAATATTTACAAATGTAGCGAAAGGATCAACAGCCATCTCCATACTACTGCGAACTTTTAAAGTATGTTTTCCAATGGCAGGTTCCAGGGAATACACTTGGAAATGTGTCCCATGTCCTAATAACACATACTCTGACACCGAACAGGGTCACTGCAAACCATTGACACAGTAAGAACACAGTTTTGAAAAATAGCCAAATATCAGTTCCTCTATTGTGTGAAATGTTTTTAGAGGCTCCTAAATAACTTGTAATACCTTGTCGCCAACAGGTGTGatacacatggatttattgtgatctTCCCTGGGAACAAGACCCATAACTCAAAATGTGGTATATATGGTATGTTGGCAATTACAGTCAAGCAATTCATAGGTATTAGAAATGTATTTGGGTTGTAATCATTTTTTTCTGTTTATCAGAGCAAGGAAACAAAGAGGATGGGCATTACATTCTGGCCATTGGCCTCTTCTTCTTTGCTGTCGTCCTCTTGGTGTTCCTCACTTATGCCTGCATCAGGAGAATCAGGCACAAGCCTAACGCTAGTGAGTACCACAGAGTTGGTTAAGTCGATGATACTGTGTGCCGGTCTATTTGGAATACCTTGGAACACATAGCTTAGGCTACAATTTATTCTCAAATTAATTACAGTGAAGTTCAAGATCAAGTACTGATGTTTTAAAAACAGCCTTCAGTGAACTGCCCTGCAACAAGTATTTCCATCACTTCTCCAGATATACATCGCTTCCCACTGTCAAAAGAGGAGAGTGGAAGCCAGCTCATCCAGCAGGCTGAAACCAAGGACAATGCCAGCCAGATTCTGCTGTCCATGGCGAGCATCTCCACTGTGTGATATCTTACATCTGCTTGCAGGAGTGCTTTGACTTCAGGGTAGCATGTCAGCTAGTCCTGAATGACTATATGCTACTTCTACAATTTGTTTTGCAGTTAGCCTGCTATAATTTCCTTGTCTTTTGTAATCTTGTTTGTTGCTATTTCGTGTATTTGTGCAGTCTTTCATCAATACTAAGTATTATTTTATATAGCTTTCTTACTTTTTTTGCACAATTAATACTGTTTTTACTCTTTCTAAAGAATCCcaacatttttctttttttatttaacctttatattTACAGGTTTTTTCACATTAAGATAAAACCTATttttcaagagagacctggtccaacagCTACAGGGGGGACAAAGTTTCAGGCAAAACATCTTACAACATTCAACAAAAcattaaacacacatacagtaacacAATTACATATTACatcaaaaaaatacaaatgtcaACTAAAAAACAGCTGTCCTAACGACATTTACACTTTATGATATTTACATCAACCAAGATGTTTTAAACTCTACCAACGTGACTAGATCAtctcattttaaaatgttcaggagaTAATTCCAGGACAACGGAGATGAGTAACTAAAActaccatgacctgttctaattCTTGGTACTGCAAGAAAGCAAATGAGAATAGGACCGTAATCTATATTTATTTACTGACCTGATTAAAAAAGAACAGCGATAGTGACATTATACCAAATATGGCCttttaaatcagtgtataccTGTGTTTAAGACTACGCAAGGTCAATGACGACCTGCCAACGGCGCAGTAGAGATCACAATGACATGTTAGACGTTTTTGATTGGTAATGAACCTGGGGGCCTCATGATATGCTGAATGAAGTGCTCTCAGGGTAGTAGTTGAGgcctgtatatatacacagtaccagtcaaaagtttggacacaccaactcattcaaaggtttttctttactcttctattttcaacattgtggaataaaagtgaagacatcaaatctatgaaataacacatatggaatcacgtagtatccaaaaaagtgttgaacaaatcaaaatatattttataaattagattcttcaaagcagtcagctgtgtgcttagggttgttctcctgttggaaggttaacattcaccccagtctgatgtcctgagcgctctggagaaggttttcatcaaggatctctctgtattttgctcccttcatctttccctcgatcttgactagaaTCCAAGTcactgcagctgaaaaacatccccatagcatgatgctgcctccaccatgctgcACTGTAGGGaaggtgcctggtttcctccagacataacgcttggcattcaggccaaagagttcaatcttggtttcatcagaccagataatcttgtttctcatagtcagtATTGACTtctggcaaattccaagcgggctgtcatgtgccttttactgaggagtggcttccgtctggacacTGTCTTGACGTCTGTCTTGAAGGCTCTATCATCTCTACAGAGgagctctgtagctctgtcagagtgaccgtcgGGATCAGACCATTTCTTACCTAAATATGTAACTTTACTTTGATTTGTCTTTCCTTCCAGGTTACCCATTTGGtcattttgtaaatatatattattttctgGAACCATTACATGTACCCATCTCATTGTTATTTAATTATTAGAgatatataatttaaaaaatagcACCCGCCATGGGTCATGTCCGCAATGGTCATGTGAGATGAAATGTCTATATTTTGGGATGTGAACACTCAGTGTGTTGAACCTGATGAAGATCTGTTTCGAATCGAAATGTTGTCAATAAAACAGTGAATTGGGAGCTTTAACAGTGGGCAGGCCTTCTTGTTCTATGCTTCTGGAAGGTTCgaccatctccacaaaggaactctggagctctgtcagagtgaccatcgggatcttggtcacctccctgaccaaggcctttctccccgattgctcagtttggctgggcgaccagctctaggaagagtcttggtggttccaaacttcttccatataagaatgatgggggccactgtgttcttggagaccatcaatgctgcagaaatgttttggtatccttccccagatctgtgcctcgacataatcttgtctcggagctctacataCAATTAATTCGAccacatggtttggtttttgctctgacatgtactgtcaactgtgggatgttatatagacaggtgtgtgcatttccaaatcatggccaatcaattgaatttaccacaggtggactccaatcaagttgtataatcatctcaagaatgatcaatggaaacaggatgcacctgagctcaatttcgagtctcatagcaaagggtctgaatacttatgtagataaGTTATTtccgtttttaatttttaataaacatttttggcagttatttgcttgacaaaaCTTGACAGTTATTTGTTGGGTGACAAAATGTAATGACCCCCACACCCCTAGTCATGTGTATGTCAGCCCAGTCTGCTTTCAGTGTACCCTTTTCAGctgtgattttagcatgtaaatcttggtggggcaaacaaatccccccaaaataatatatgcatgccagcaaagccactacacaatactaaacaatacattaattgcactataacagtgacaaatgGCACCCACAAACTCTTATGGCCTACAGAAAGCTGTCCaaaacagcagagtcccaacacctaaCCACTGCTACAccggctatcagcggagccttacCTGGCAGTGAAACatttcattcagcctcatttactgcctttttaaaaattatagttgatatggctgacttatttaaacaaatgtggtttctactgacaattgagatttacaaactatggcataagagaAAAATGAGCCattaagaggcaatccgtaactCCGTTTAAGACATGAATGAGCGAGCTACGATGGATGTTGTCAATAGAACTATTTGTTCAcgacttttgaaatgtacagcgacagaattcagaacatgggccattcttacagtattctccctgtacaccacgTCAGAATCGCAGAATAAATAACgtgggcatataagcagacaacgAAAGcgcttacaatattcaatgattacttttctctaaaacaggctataggctacatgggcaccaccaagtcagaacagtaggcaaaattaagaggggAAAAGGGACCAAATGATTAgcgtgaggcacatgggctactaacagcctACTACCTAACATACacatagtattactttcttagctacagtatacatatctcaacaaggtgagtccaaaaatgtcagggagatatgtatactgtagctaagaaagtaatactacgTGTATGTTaggtagtaagctgttagtagcccatgtgcctcacgcCAATCATAGAAGCTCACTTCCTTCTAAACCAGtaattgttgaatttgcgatttccaacttgttgtgtaatgttgctgtccaatggccgatgagcaccttCTTGGATTGActcttctaatgtaactctatggcagcacccaaaagGGTTAGAATTTTCGATGTCTACCGTTAGACTTTGCGGTGATGTAGTGtacccatgagtgacagaacactgagccaatcacagcacaACACTCCGTATTTTCTGCTGCCTTGCCCCACctccacagaaagcactgagctagactgaaaacacctgccttttggagctgccgtactcaagaaaacaaaaaagacacCACTGCAAACCATTGACACAGTAAGAACACCAATTCCTCTATCGTGTGAAATATTTTTAGAGGCTTCTAAATAGCTTGTAATACCTGGTCACAAACAAGTGTGGtacacatggaattgttgtgatTTTCCCAGGGAACAAGACCCAACAAGACCACAGAGTTGGTTAAGTTGTTGATACTGTGTCCCGGTCTATTTGGAACACTTTGTAACACATAGCATAGGCTACAATTTATTCTCAAATTAattacagtattcagatgtaaAGTTCAAGTTCAAGTACTGATGTGTTAAAAACAGCCTTCAGTGAACTGCCTGCAACAAGTATTTCCATCAGTTCTCCAGATATATATGGCTGAAACCAAGGACAATGGCAGCCAGATTCTGCTGTCCATGGCGAGCATCTCCACTGTGTGATATCTTACATCTGCTTGCAGGAGTGCTTTGACTTCAGGGTAGCATGTCAGCTAGTCCTGAATGACCAAATGCTACTTCTACAATTTGTTTTGCAGTTAGCCTGCTATAATTTGTCTTTTGTAatctttatttttaatttttatttttaaattgtacctttatttaaccaggcaagtcagttaagaacacattcttattttcaatgacggcctgggaacagtgggttaactgcctgttcaggggcagaacgaccgatttgtaccttgtcagctcgggggtttgaactcacaaccttccggttactagtccaactactaggctaccctgctctcTTGTTTGTTGCCATTTCCTTTATTTGTGCAGTCTTTTCATCAATACTAAGTATTATTCTATATAGCTTTCTTACTTTTTTTTCACATATAATGCAGTTTTTACGCTTTCTAAAGAATCCCAATATTAACTTAAAGTTCCATTAAAAGGATAGTTCACCAAAAATTAGAAAAATGACACATTGGTTAGCATTTTTTTGGGGCATCATGTTCAAAACATCAATAAATGACTTGAGtttcacaataaatgtttgacaTTATCAAATTATTTGGTCATGATGTGCCAAAATTGCTAATATGGGTCCGAAGACTTCAATGGGTTTTGTGCAACAAATGCTAAAAcattagcatgtggaaacagtgccagggaaactaaacccAAGCATGAATGGATGTcctaccttgtccatagactgcttacagggtaaggaaaaaAATGTGTCATTTTGTAATCTTGTTGAACTATCCCTTTCACAATATGTAGGCTATTGTGTCAAATAACTGTATAAATTGGTATGATAGCCTATGAAAAGTGACCTTTTAAAAAGGCTTATAGCCGACATGTAGAGTTTTTTCTTTGGGATTcagaataaaaaattaaaaaatgaatAGACTGACTCTTTCTGTGATTAGTTTTGTTAAGCAGTGGACTATAGGCTGCTGAACATCCTGACAGTGTTGCAAATCTATACAAATTGGATGGAGCATAGGAAAAGGGGCACGGAAGGAAGGGTGGACAGAAGAAAGGAAGAGAGCATGCATTTATTGAAGTGTCCATGCGGGTCATGTGTAGAAGAAATATAGCTCTTGTCAAATTATCGTCAAAAGTAGATTTTTTTGCATTTAAGCTTaccttaatcctaaccctttTCTTAACTTAaacctaattatcctaacctgctacgttcaTTCTCCTAAGCTGCTGCGTAAAGTTCCCATAACCTGCTACGAATAGTACATTTGTTATCCCATCTAGACAAAACTGCCACTCCCCAGGGATGTGTGATTAGTCCTTTGTTGTTCTCCATTATGATTGACAGTGGCGGTTgtagcttgtatggctccctgggcgaACTCCCCCCACAGTACCAACCAATATGACAGACAGGGCAGGTGTGGACCAGTGCTGCCTTGGCTGCAGTCTTCTGGTCCACAGTTGCTCCCTTCTTAACAGCCGCCACCTTGGCATCAGTCAACTAATTCAACTTCAACTTGAGAGTGGAGCATGCATTATAAACTAAGTATACGAAACATTGgttacaccttcctaatattgagttgcacccccccttttgcctcagaacagcctcagttcgttgGGGAATGGACTGTACAAGGTGTTCAACAGGGATGGTGGCCATAGGAGGCTGCTGacgggagaacggctcataataatggctgaaacggagcaaatggaatggcagaacatgtgtttgataccattctactaattccactccagtcattaccacaagcccattctccccaattaagtTGCGACCAACCTCCtatgatgctggcccatgttaactccaatgcttcacacagttctgtcaagttggctggatgtcctttgggtggtggaccatttttgatacacaagggaaacttttgagtgtgaaaaatccatcagcgttgcagttcttgacgcaAACCGATGCACACTTATTTTGTCTTGCCCCttcgccctctgaatggcacacgtacacaatccatgtcgcaattgtctcaaggcttaaaaatctctctttaacctgtctcctcctcttcatctacactgattgaagtgtatttaacaagtgacatcaataagggatcatagctttcccctggattcacctggtgaaTCTGTCATGTAAAGATGTTCTTAATGtgttgtatactcagtgtatatcaaaATCATCTAAATGTATCCCACCCTCCAAATTTAACACATAGTACAGAaa
This genomic window contains:
- the LOC135537350 gene encoding tumor necrosis factor receptor superfamily member 5-like; this encodes MLNIMETQYIQMTIICLLCFWTMGLAADLQCNDMYEKDGRCCGLCPPGTFLKKHCTTHAKTECGDCPADSYSEFSDRLENCQPCLKCQQVYARACTPTANANCLCGSGFLCSDHVCSNCEKEKRCRKGEELKRTGSREYTWKCVPCPNNTYSDTEQGHCKPLTQCDTHGFIVIFPGNKTHNSKCGIYEQGNKEDGHYILAIGLFFFAVVLLVFLTYACIRRIRHKPNANIHRFPLSKEESGSQLIQQAETKDNASQILLSMASISTV